A window from Bacteroidota bacterium encodes these proteins:
- a CDS encoding N-acetyl sugar amidotransferase — translation KLNKLVKEIQKNGKNSDYDCIIGVSGGVDSTYVAYLTKKLGLRPLAIHFDNGWNSELAVSNIEKVLDKLDINLYTYVIDWPVFKDLQLSFLKASTPDGEIPTDHAINALLFREASKRNIKYIINGMNFKTESMAVESWAYGHSDWKYIKSVHKLFGTKKLNKYPKYSFFNLFYWTFIKKIKVVSILNYIDYNKDETMKVLQNDLGWVYYGGKHYESIYTRFYQGYILPNKFNIDKRIGHLSDLIRSGQLTRQEALMEIKNPIYDEKLLIQDREFVIKKLSLSNESFEKLMNNPRKSFLEYPNSYNTVNRLKKLVNYLRSKGLYSK, via the coding sequence AGAAATTAAATAAATTAGTTAAGGAGATTCAGAAAAATGGTAAGAACTCTGATTACGACTGTATAATTGGTGTAAGTGGCGGTGTTGACAGTACATACGTTGCATACCTTACAAAAAAACTTGGACTACGCCCATTAGCAATCCACTTCGATAATGGATGGAATTCTGAATTAGCCGTTTCAAACATAGAAAAAGTACTTGATAAACTGGATATCAATTTGTATACCTATGTTATCGATTGGCCGGTTTTCAAGGATTTACAGCTTTCATTCCTTAAAGCTTCAACACCAGATGGTGAAATACCAACAGACCATGCAATCAACGCCTTATTATTTAGGGAAGCTAGTAAAAGGAACATCAAATACATCATCAACGGCATGAATTTCAAAACAGAATCAATGGCTGTTGAATCATGGGCCTATGGACATTCTGATTGGAAGTACATAAAGTCAGTACACAAACTGTTCGGAACAAAGAAGTTAAATAAATATCCCAAATATAGCTTTTTTAATCTGTTTTATTGGACTTTCATAAAAAAAATAAAAGTTGTATCTATTTTAAATTATATAGATTACAACAAGGACGAAACGATGAAAGTTCTGCAAAATGATTTAGGTTGGGTTTACTATGGAGGTAAGCATTATGAGTCAATTTACACAAGGTTCTATCAGGGCTACATATTACCCAATAAATTTAATATCGACAAAAGAATCGGACATCTCTCAGATTTAATTAGGTCGGGGCAACTTACACGACAAGAAGCATTAATGGAGATTAAAAATCCCATCTATGACGAGAAGTTACTGATTCAAGATAGAGAATTCGTGATCAAGAAGCTCAGTTTATCTAACGAATCGTTTGAAAAGCTGATGAATAATCCCCGGAAATCATTTCTTGAATATCCCAACTCCTACAACACTGTAAATAGGCTCAAGAAACTTGTTAATTATTTACGAAGCAAGGGATTATACTCTAAATAG